From Methanococcus maripaludis, the proteins below share one genomic window:
- the arcS gene encoding archaeosine synthase subunit alpha yields the protein MLEPILYDIGRICKEKHESNSFSTTPKIIEFDINVPPLKTLKIPFDAPREVAEELVKLNKSEYVRKSELSYQIINAGKYADLIDIEENMDVYVISDLRQIIKRREMIEIIPKVREMISPNSGIYVPGAMPSEIPLLVYMGADYFDYSSASYYAAQGYKFSKNRLIKSEEDFESLKTFNESIIDQVLEEVKFCIESGSLRNLVEETTISNPYLRSNYRRFKPELTNIPISKSNKIIVTIDETKIPEVQKYIERAKNYEPYTNVIILLPCSSKKPYSYSKSHQFFINAINSVRMPVEELILTSPYGVVPRALERLVDYDIPVTGEWSADEIGFINKYLKNYIEIAKSKFEEVKIIAHLPEHYLEILDIDEDYIISSDGNPTSDNSLKNLKNILKELDQTADSKSKRAQRLHNYQELAKFQLGKNFLPEDVMIKGRHVKFFIKEGKNTVQLASINDNGLFVLTSQGGELLGKTNWVEVDFNVKKGSLFAPGFKDADEAVSVNDEVVIVKDNEVLGVGRALMSGKEMKKATHGVLVNIRHVK from the coding sequence ATGTTAGAGCCGATATTATATGATATAGGAAGAATTTGCAAGGAAAAACACGAATCAAATTCTTTTTCGACCACTCCAAAAATAATCGAGTTTGATATAAACGTTCCACCACTAAAAACGCTAAAAATTCCGTTTGATGCACCAAGGGAAGTTGCAGAAGAGCTCGTAAAATTAAATAAATCAGAATATGTAAGAAAAAGCGAATTAAGCTACCAGATAATAAATGCTGGAAAATATGCTGATTTAATCGATATCGAAGAAAATATGGACGTTTATGTGATATCTGACCTTCGACAGATAATAAAAAGAAGAGAAATGATTGAAATTATTCCAAAAGTAAGGGAAATGATTTCTCCAAATTCGGGAATATATGTTCCAGGTGCAATGCCTTCTGAAATTCCATTACTCGTTTATATGGGAGCAGATTATTTTGATTATTCATCTGCAAGCTACTATGCAGCACAGGGTTACAAATTTAGTAAAAACAGACTTATAAAATCAGAAGAAGATTTTGAAAGTTTAAAAACGTTCAACGAATCTATAATCGATCAGGTTTTAGAAGAAGTAAAATTCTGTATCGAATCAGGTTCGTTAAGAAATCTCGTAGAGGAAACCACGATTTCAAACCCTTATTTGCGATCAAATTACAGGCGGTTTAAACCTGAACTTACAAATATTCCGATTTCAAAGTCCAACAAAATAATTGTAACAATTGATGAGACAAAAATTCCAGAAGTTCAAAAATACATCGAAAGGGCAAAAAATTACGAGCCATATACAAATGTAATCATACTTTTGCCGTGTTCATCAAAAAAACCATATTCCTATTCAAAAAGCCACCAGTTCTTCATAAATGCAATTAATTCAGTAAGAATGCCTGTAGAAGAATTGATTTTAACTTCACCTTACGGCGTAGTTCCAAGAGCACTTGAAAGGCTTGTCGATTACGATATTCCGGTAACTGGGGAATGGAGTGCTGATGAGATTGGGTTTATAAACAAATATCTGAAAAACTACATCGAAATCGCAAAATCTAAATTTGAAGAAGTAAAGATAATAGCACATCTTCCAGAACACTATCTCGAAATTTTGGATATCGATGAAGATTACATAATTTCTTCAGACGGGAATCCAACATCTGACAATTCGTTAAAAAATCTGAAAAATATCTTAAAAGAATTGGATCAAACAGCTGACTCAAAATCAAAACGTGCACAGAGACTTCACAATTATCAAGAACTTGCAAAATTCCAGCTTGGAAAGAACTTCTTGCCAGAAGATGTAATGATAAAAGGAAGGCATGTTAAATTTTTCATAAAAGAAGGCAAAAATACGGTTCAATTGGCATCAATTAATGATAATGGCCTTTTTGTTTTAACTTCACAAGGTGGGGAACTTCTCGGTAAAACAAACTGGGTAGAAGTTGACTTTAATGTTAAAAAGGGATCATTATTTGCTCCAGGATTTAAAGATGCTGATGAAGCCGTTTCAGTAAATGACGAAGTAGTTATCGTGAAAGATAATGAAGTTTTAGGTGTTGGACGAGCTTTAATGAGCGGAAAAGAGATGAAAAAAGCAACACATGGTGTTTTGGTAAATATACGGCATGTTAAATAA
- the mmp11 gene encoding methanogenesis marker protein 11, which produces MTDYVSYKKIIAMVDEELGLTELVEEHPCPSGSEWLMYQYQRTSPVIVSSWRNGNKHHFILKNGKNDLNLVPSISAAGIEEVYLKDGNVHIVYAGLAGAGVGIELRKNAENVVAAELIEKGGGSKLGRGMIQTPKMEKITVGIDDTDTKEEGATWVLANEIGNLIEESKMGFYIDHTITQLFPGNPNKTQNCVSIALTFAIYPEYKYKIGKEIEKLLKEKTLSEKTAIAIYRGLTPSQSMKLYTMKAKREMVPINEAKMVAMRNNIEIIEVTGDGGIIGAVAALGLSECHKTAAKLPETYE; this is translated from the coding sequence ATGACTGATTATGTATCTTATAAAAAGATTATAGCAATGGTTGATGAAGAACTCGGGTTAACAGAACTTGTAGAGGAACACCCCTGTCCAAGCGGTTCAGAATGGCTGATGTACCAGTACCAAAGAACCTCTCCAGTAATTGTTTCATCATGGAGAAATGGAAATAAGCATCATTTCATTTTAAAAAATGGAAAAAATGATCTTAATCTTGTTCCCTCAATTAGTGCAGCAGGAATTGAGGAAGTGTATCTAAAAGATGGCAATGTTCACATTGTTTACGCAGGTCTTGCGGGTGCAGGGGTTGGAATTGAACTTAGGAAAAATGCCGAAAATGTAGTTGCTGCTGAATTAATCGAAAAAGGTGGCGGTTCAAAACTTGGAAGAGGAATGATTCAGACTCCAAAAATGGAAAAAATAACCGTTGGAATAGACGATACGGATACTAAAGAAGAAGGTGCAACTTGGGTTTTAGCAAATGAGATAGGAAACTTGATCGAAGAATCTAAAATGGGATTTTACATAGATCACACGATAACTCAATTATTCCCTGGAAATCCAAATAAAACACAAAATTGCGTATCGATTGCACTCACCTTCGCAATTTACCCGGAATACAAATATAAAATTGGAAAAGAAATTGAAAAACTTTTAAAAGAGAAAACACTTTCAGAAAAAACTGCAATTGCAATTTACCGTGGACTTACTCCTTCACAGAGTATGAAATTGTACACCATGAAAGCTAAACGGGAAATGGTTCCTATAAACGAGGCCAAAATGGTTGCAATGAGAAACAACATTGAAATTATAGAAGTTACTGGTGACGGCGGAATAATCGGTGCAGTAGCTGCATTAGGCTTATCAGAATGCCACAAAACCGCTGCAAAACTACCCGAAACTTATGAATAA
- a CDS encoding tryptophan--tRNA ligase, whose protein sequence is MITPWDVSDDLDYKKTMEQFGVNPISEIVKTLKEPHNFMKRGIVFGHRDFQKIADAMNNGKDFTVVSGMMPSGKMHFGHKMVVDQLLYYQKYGADIYIPIADLEAYWARGMDFETTKKLAIEEYITNYIALGLDPEKIHVYLQSKNETVKDLAMRLSKRVNFTEMKGIYGFSGETNIGHVFAPVVQVADILHPQLEKKVPVVVPVGIDQDPHIRLTRDIAGRYKDFKFIAPSSTYHRFITGLLGGKMSSSKPETAIYLSDEPTKSFKKKVMSCKTGGRETLEEQKKLGGVPEECVVYELYTYHLIEDDKELKKLYEQCKSGELTCGTCKKECYQKLVEFMTDLKEKREQAKEVAAKLL, encoded by the coding sequence TTGATTACTCCTTGGGATGTTTCAGATGATTTGGATTATAAAAAGACGATGGAGCAATTTGGCGTAAATCCAATTTCAGAAATTGTAAAAACGTTGAAAGAACCGCACAACTTTATGAAAAGAGGGATTGTGTTTGGCCATAGGGATTTTCAAAAAATTGCAGACGCAATGAACAACGGAAAAGATTTTACGGTAGTTTCCGGAATGATGCCCTCTGGAAAAATGCATTTTGGACATAAAATGGTTGTCGACCAGCTTTTGTACTACCAAAAATATGGTGCAGACATATATATTCCAATTGCCGATTTAGAAGCCTACTGGGCAAGAGGAATGGATTTTGAAACCACCAAAAAGCTTGCAATAGAAGAATACATTACAAACTATATTGCTTTAGGACTTGATCCAGAAAAAATCCATGTTTATTTGCAATCAAAAAATGAAACAGTAAAAGACCTTGCAATGCGCCTTTCTAAACGTGTAAATTTCACTGAAATGAAAGGAATTTATGGATTTAGCGGTGAAACAAATATAGGGCACGTTTTTGCACCTGTTGTTCAGGTTGCAGATATACTCCACCCGCAGCTTGAAAAAAAGGTTCCAGTAGTAGTTCCTGTTGGAATTGACCAAGATCCACACATAAGACTTACAAGAGACATTGCTGGAAGATATAAAGATTTTAAATTCATTGCACCGTCATCAACCTACCACAGGTTTATAACTGGTCTTTTGGGCGGAAAAATGAGTTCATCAAAACCTGAAACTGCGATATATCTTTCAGATGAACCAACAAAGTCATTTAAGAAAAAAGTCATGTCATGTAAAACTGGTGGGCGGGAGACTCTTGAAGAGCAGAAAAAACTTGGTGGAGTTCCTGAAGAGTGTGTAGTATATGAGTTATACACCTACCACTTAATAGAAGACGATAAAGAACTTAAAAAATTATATGAACAGTGTAAAAGCGGGGAATTAACTTGCGGAACCTGTAAAAAAGAATGCTACCAAAAATTAGTCGAATTTATGACTGATTTAAAAGAAAAAAGGGAGCAAGCAAAAGAAGTTGCTGCAAAACTTCTTTAA
- a CDS encoding cobalt-precorrin 5A hydrolase: MIKIVYITENAEKLAKDVKSVFDYYFYDNEVFNIKDFEITGKETGFVFIMASGIVLRKYIPEIQDDKLKDPFVILMDESKKYVVPLLSNHIGGGNYFSDLIGNSLNLNVVKTTATDVNGKIGIDELSKIYFLENPLKKDILLINKKVLSEKPDLTIPKAWKASKKLLNSYNVSFHDEFHVLVDDIVLKPKTVSLGLGSRRNIEKSKVYWAVKKALYLRGIPAWRIDAFSTVSVKKDEYGILKTAERFDKNLFIFEIDEINEIYSKYPLNKSDFVFKTIGTYGVCEPCAILGISKITREKDFDMKNLVLNKMKKDGVSVSIALQ, encoded by the coding sequence ATGATAAAAATTGTTTACATTACTGAAAATGCCGAAAAACTGGCAAAAGATGTAAAATCGGTTTTTGATTACTATTTTTATGATAACGAAGTTTTTAATATAAAAGATTTTGAAATAACAGGAAAAGAAACAGGATTTGTTTTTATAATGGCATCGGGAATTGTTTTAAGAAAATATATTCCAGAAATTCAAGATGATAAATTAAAAGACCCTTTTGTAATTTTAATGGACGAATCAAAAAAATACGTAGTACCGCTTCTTTCAAACCATATCGGCGGTGGAAACTATTTTTCAGATTTAATTGGAAATTCCTTGAATTTAAACGTTGTAAAAACAACTGCAACAGATGTTAATGGAAAAATTGGAATTGATGAACTCTCAAAAATCTATTTTTTAGAAAATCCGCTTAAAAAAGATATACTTTTGATAAATAAAAAGGTATTATCTGAAAAACCAGATTTAACTATTCCAAAAGCTTGGAAAGCTTCTAAAAAGTTATTAAATTCTTATAATGTATCATTTCACGACGAATTCCACGTTTTAGTTGATGATATCGTTTTAAAACCAAAAACTGTAAGTTTGGGTTTGGGTTCAAGAAGAAATATCGAAAAAAGCAAGGTTTACTGGGCAGTTAAAAAAGCGCTGTATTTACGAGGTATTCCTGCATGGAGAATTGATGCATTTTCAACAGTATCGGTTAAAAAAGATGAATATGGAATTTTAAAAACTGCTGAAAGATTTGATAAAAATCTCTTTATCTTTGAAATTGATGAAATAAATGAAATTTATTCAAAATATCCATTAAATAAGTCAGATTTCGTGTTCAAAACAATTGGAACTTATGGGGTTTGTGAGCCTTGTGCAATTCTTGGAATTTCAAAAATTACCCGAGAAAAAGATTTTGACATGAAAAACCTTGTTTTAAACAAAATGAAAAAAGACGGGGTTTCAGTTTCAATTGCGTTACAGTAG
- a CDS encoding 7-cyano-7-deazaguanine synthase, whose protein sequence is MDKEVKTTALESSIKALDLIYQKNEISKEIYEKLLELHEVRNKGFDEFLAYLKSDITNQNLKKEKAVVAFSGGVDSTTSIIVANKIFEICVVTVRSKYIMDAKTEQSILELTNSLNISHEFIDVNLDPIFEDTKSGKYHPCGRCHSTVEAEILNYAEKNGITYMIYGDMLSIGHLSIKKVDKGINRLNILSFLSMAKDESRTILKEFKININQSYGCQLIRKAHKHKSMQKFTIQRILREVRAQVITPEEGLKNILDVIKI, encoded by the coding sequence ATGGATAAGGAAGTTAAAACTACTGCTCTTGAATCTTCAATAAAAGCCCTTGATTTAATATATCAAAAAAATGAAATTTCGAAAGAAATTTATGAAAAATTATTGGAACTTCACGAAGTTAGAAACAAGGGTTTTGATGAATTTTTGGCATACTTAAAAAGTGATATAACAAATCAAAACCTAAAAAAAGAAAAAGCAGTTGTTGCATTCAGTGGGGGCGTAGATAGTACTACATCAATAATTGTTGCAAACAAAATTTTTGAAATTTGTGTAGTTACAGTGCGTTCTAAATATATAATGGATGCAAAAACTGAACAGAGTATCCTTGAACTTACAAACTCATTAAATATCTCACATGAATTTATCGATGTGAATTTAGATCCTATTTTTGAAGATACTAAATCTGGAAAATACCACCCCTGCGGAAGATGCCACAGTACTGTTGAAGCTGAAATCTTAAATTACGCTGAAAAAAACGGTATAACCTATATGATATATGGAGATATGCTTTCAATTGGCCATTTATCAATTAAAAAAGTGGATAAAGGAATTAATCGATTAAACATCCTTTCGTTTTTATCAATGGCAAAGGATGAAAGCAGAACTATTTTAAAAGAGTTTAAAATTAATATAAACCAGTCTTACGGATGTCAATTAATTAGAAAAGCGCATAAACACAAAAGCATGCAGAAATTTACAATCCAAAGAATTTTAAGAGAAGTACGGGCCCAAGTAATTACGCCAGAAGAAGGTTTAAAAAATATACTTGATGTAATTAAAATTTAA
- the carA gene encoding glutamine-hydrolyzing carbamoyl-phosphate synthase small subunit, which translates to MYGILVLEDGTIIRGEGFGAESEVLGELVFNTSMTGYVEILTDPSYKGQIITMTYPLEGNYGVEKEWFESDGIKAEGFVVKDITGKELDEFLKEYNIPGISGVDTRYITRKIRSKGVIRSLLKTSTNPISKDEETELIKKVVDYPDISEIDLVPEVSTKETVEYSAEDEKTRCVLIDCGVKQSIVDCLVERGCSVVKVPYNSKEEEIISYNPDFVLVSNGPGDPENMTETVDTVKNLIGTLPVTGICLGHQIITIALGGKTYKLKFGHRGGNQPVKDVESGKVYITSQNHGFATDDKIVPAGSELMHMNLNDDTVEGIRKIESSDLKNTVWSVQYHPEAGPGPHDARFLFDEMVELGIKSKAEKAN; encoded by the coding sequence ATGTACGGAATTTTAGTTTTGGAAGACGGCACAATCATCCGAGGAGAAGGATTTGGCGCAGAATCGGAAGTCCTCGGTGAACTCGTATTTAACACTTCCATGACAGGATACGTTGAAATATTAACTGACCCATCTTACAAAGGCCAGATTATTACAATGACGTATCCTTTAGAAGGAAACTACGGTGTCGAAAAGGAATGGTTTGAAAGCGATGGAATTAAAGCAGAAGGATTCGTTGTAAAAGATATTACTGGAAAAGAACTCGACGAATTTTTAAAAGAATATAATATTCCAGGAATTTCAGGCGTAGACACAAGATACATAACAAGAAAAATAAGATCAAAAGGGGTCATCAGATCACTCTTAAAAACGTCCACCAACCCGATAAGTAAAGATGAAGAAACAGAATTAATCAAAAAAGTAGTAGATTATCCAGATATCTCAGAAATTGACCTTGTTCCTGAAGTGTCAACCAAAGAAACAGTTGAATACAGCGCAGAAGATGAAAAAACCAGATGTGTTCTTATTGACTGCGGTGTAAAACAGAGCATTGTAGACTGCCTAGTTGAAAGAGGATGCAGTGTTGTAAAAGTTCCATACAATTCTAAAGAAGAAGAAATTATATCATACAATCCAGACTTTGTACTTGTGTCAAATGGCCCTGGAGACCCTGAAAACATGACTGAAACAGTAGATACTGTTAAAAACTTAATTGGAACACTTCCAGTTACAGGAATTTGTCTTGGACACCAGATAATTACAATTGCACTTGGTGGAAAAACATACAAATTAAAATTCGGTCACAGGGGCGGAAACCAGCCAGTAAAAGATGTTGAATCGGGAAAAGTATACATCACATCACAAAACCACGGGTTTGCTACTGACGATAAAATAGTTCCGGCAGGTTCTGAATTGATGCACATGAATTTAAACGACGATACCGTTGAAGGAATAAGAAAAATTGAATCAAGTGATCTCAAAAATACCGTATGGAGTGTTCAGTACCACCCAGAAGCGGGTCCTGGACCACATGATGCAAGATTCCTCTTTGATGAAATGGTTGAACTTGGAATTAAATCTAAAGCTGAAAAAGCAAATTAA
- the serA gene encoding phosphoglycerate dehydrogenase has product MSKILITDPLHESAVEILKQAGEVEVATGLNVEELKLKIKDVDALVIRSGTTATREIIEASENLKVIARAGVGVDNVDLDAATEKGIVVVNAPDASSISVAELLFGMMLAAARNIPQATASIKSGKWDRKSFKGMEIYGKTLGIVGLGRIGQQVAKRAQAFGMTIVAYDPYIPEDVASELGIKLLTVDELCTVSDFITLHVPLTPKTKHMIGKEQIALMKSNMVIMNCARGGLIDEVALYDALNSGKIKAAALDVFEQEPPKESPLLTLNNLIGTPHQGASTEEAQLSAGTIVAEQTVKILKGESAENVVNLPMVPTEKMKKLKPYMVLAEKMGSMAIQYLDNSIELLEITYMGGLAKEKTEILKRSFLKGILAPILLAGVNLVNAPVIAKSRNIKIAEGTMSESDYGNSIKISAKGENDEISIIGSIEHNEVVFREINGYRMDIKPEGTICIIKHIDRPGMVGKVGVLLGEHGINIAGMQVGRREPGGHSIMFLDIDHMISDEVLDEIRKMENVRAAKSINI; this is encoded by the coding sequence ATGTCAAAAATACTTATAACTGACCCGCTGCATGAAAGTGCCGTTGAAATATTAAAACAGGCAGGCGAAGTTGAAGTTGCAACTGGGTTAAATGTTGAAGAGCTAAAATTAAAAATTAAAGATGTAGATGCGCTGGTAATTAGAAGTGGAACAACTGCTACAAGAGAAATTATCGAAGCATCAGAAAATTTAAAAGTTATTGCAAGAGCTGGAGTTGGTGTAGATAACGTAGATTTAGATGCAGCAACAGAAAAAGGAATAGTTGTGGTAAATGCACCAGATGCATCGTCAATTTCAGTTGCAGAACTTTTATTTGGTATGATGCTCGCAGCAGCAAGAAATATCCCTCAAGCTACTGCATCAATTAAAAGCGGTAAATGGGACAGGAAATCATTTAAGGGAATGGAAATTTACGGAAAAACGCTCGGAATTGTTGGTCTTGGTAGGATTGGACAGCAAGTAGCAAAAAGAGCTCAAGCTTTTGGAATGACAATTGTTGCATATGATCCATATATTCCAGAAGATGTTGCATCAGAACTTGGAATAAAATTGTTAACTGTAGATGAACTCTGTACTGTAAGTGACTTTATAACACTTCACGTTCCATTAACTCCCAAAACAAAACACATGATTGGAAAAGAGCAGATTGCACTCATGAAAAGCAACATGGTTATCATGAACTGCGCAAGAGGGGGATTAATCGACGAAGTTGCACTTTATGATGCATTAAACAGTGGAAAAATCAAAGCAGCAGCTCTCGATGTATTCGAACAAGAACCTCCAAAAGAAAGCCCTCTTTTAACACTTAATAATTTAATCGGAACTCCACATCAAGGTGCTTCAACAGAAGAAGCACAATTGAGTGCAGGAACAATTGTTGCGGAACAAACGGTTAAAATATTAAAAGGGGAATCTGCAGAAAATGTTGTAAACCTTCCAATGGTTCCAACTGAAAAAATGAAAAAATTAAAACCATACATGGTTTTAGCGGAAAAAATGGGTTCAATGGCAATACAGTACCTTGATAACTCGATAGAACTTTTAGAAATCACCTACATGGGCGGTCTTGCAAAAGAAAAGACTGAAATACTCAAAAGGTCATTTTTAAAAGGTATTTTAGCCCCAATATTACTTGCAGGTGTTAATTTAGTAAATGCACCAGTAATTGCAAAGAGCAGGAACATAAAAATTGCAGAAGGAACAATGTCTGAAAGCGACTATGGAAATTCAATAAAAATTTCTGCAAAAGGGGAAAACGACGAAATTTCAATAATTGGAAGTATTGAACATAACGAAGTCGTGTTTAGAGAAATTAATGGGTACAGAATGGATATAAAACCTGAAGGAACAATCTGTATAATAAAACACATCGACAGACCCGGAATGGTTGGAAAAGTTGGAGTTCTTCTCGGTGAACACGGAATAAACATTGCAGGAATGCAAGTTGGAAGAAGAGAGCCTGGAGGACACAGCATAATGTTTTTAGATATTGACCACATGATTTCAGATGAGGTACTCGATGAAATCAGGAAAATGGAAAACGTAAGGGCTGCAAAATCAATAAACATCTAA
- a CDS encoding EamA family transporter translates to MEGVILGLLAAVLYGIGTFFAKVVSNEDPYLQWIIVNIVGIVLCVILFGGKCRNLLDYPNKVLIYGAIAAVLVILGTLALYYGLNKGKASVVVPLSSIGPAITTVLAIIFLKEQLTFTQIAGIAMILSGVIVLSINS, encoded by the coding sequence ATGGAAGGAGTAATTCTTGGACTACTTGCTGCAGTTTTATATGGTATAGGTACTTTTTTTGCAAAAGTTGTTTCAAATGAGGATCCGTATCTTCAGTGGATCATTGTAAATATTGTTGGAATTGTTTTATGTGTTATATTATTTGGAGGAAAGTGCAGAAATTTACTCGATTACCCAAATAAAGTTTTAATTTACGGGGCAATTGCTGCAGTTCTTGTGATACTTGGAACACTTGCACTTTATTATGGATTAAACAAGGGAAAGGCGAGCGTTGTAGTACCTTTATCTTCAATAGGGCCTGCAATAACCACGGTTCTGGCAATAATTTTTTTAAAAGAGCAGTTAACATTTACCCAGATAGCGGGAATTGCAATGATATTAAGCGGAGTAATTGTACTCTCAATTAACAGTTAA
- the speB gene encoding agmatinase, whose protein sequence is MYFEDYSKFLTAYDTFNDADFVIFGIPFDATTSYKPGARFGPDEVRNASWGLETFSPILKKDLIDVKICDKYNLLMEGNQSEIINRAYGASKDILEAKKIPVMIGGEHSVTYPVVKAVKSVYDDFAVIHFDAHCDLREEYMGNEQSHASVIRRTYDLTEDIFQFGIRSGDQDEWEFGWKNTNISMEMPTKDDIKKIKELEKPVYVTIDIDVLDPAFVPGTGTPEPCGFTPKELINSLYLLEEIKEKIVGFDVVEVSPHYDIGKITSVTAAKIIRELILTISK, encoded by the coding sequence ATGTATTTTGAAGATTATTCCAAGTTTCTCACAGCTTATGATACATTTAACGATGCTGATTTTGTTATTTTTGGAATCCCTTTCGATGCTACAACATCATACAAACCAGGCGCAAGATTTGGGCCTGATGAAGTTAGAAACGCTTCATGGGGACTTGAAACATTTAGCCCAATTTTAAAAAAAGATTTAATCGATGTAAAAATTTGCGACAAATACAATCTTTTAATGGAAGGAAATCAGTCTGAAATCATAAATCGGGCATATGGTGCTTCAAAAGATATTTTAGAAGCTAAAAAAATACCTGTAATGATTGGTGGAGAACATTCTGTAACATACCCCGTTGTAAAAGCTGTAAAATCGGTTTATGATGACTTTGCAGTAATTCATTTCGATGCTCACTGCGATTTAAGGGAAGAATACATGGGTAACGAACAGTCCCATGCAAGTGTAATTAGGAGAACTTACGATTTAACAGAAGATATCTTCCAGTTTGGAATTAGAAGTGGCGACCAGGATGAATGGGAATTTGGATGGAAAAATACCAATATTTCAATGGAAATGCCCACAAAAGACGATATCAAAAAGATCAAAGAACTTGAAAAACCAGTTTACGTAACAATCGATATTGATGTACTCGACCCTGCATTTGTACCAGGAACTGGAACTCCAGAACCTTGCGGATTTACACCAAAAGAGCTTATAAACTCACTTTATCTTTTGGAAGAAATTAAAGAAAAAATTGTTGGTTTTGACGTGGTTGAAGTTTCACCTCATTACGACATCGGCAAGATTACATCTGTTACCGCAGCAAAAATCATTCGTGAATTGATACTTACCATAAGCAAATAA
- the speE gene encoding polyamine aminopropyltransferase: MKFDAWYTEPQTENLSLSTKLKDILYVGHSEYQEIQVLDTYEFGRVLILENTYQTTERDEFIYHELISHPALFTHGNPKKVLVIGGGDGGSVREVLKHKSVEKIDFVELDGQVVEVAKKFLPTLSCEIDNEKVNTMITDGIKYVAETSEKYDVILVDCPDPVGPAAGLFEKEFYNNLYKCLNDDGIMVQQTESPLLHEKLINKIKGHLKDAGFSVIRPLVCSIPTYPSGFWSFTLASKKNDPLNSDVSEIETKLKDMTTKYYDQDVHKGVFLATPRYLKE, from the coding sequence ATGAAATTCGATGCATGGTATACGGAACCACAAACTGAAAATTTAAGCCTTTCAACCAAATTAAAAGACATACTTTATGTTGGGCACTCAGAATACCAAGAAATTCAAGTTCTTGACACTTACGAGTTTGGAAGAGTCTTGATTTTAGAAAACACGTACCAAACTACTGAAAGAGATGAATTTATATACCACGAATTGATTTCACACCCTGCACTCTTTACGCACGGAAACCCTAAAAAAGTTCTTGTCATTGGTGGAGGAGATGGCGGATCTGTTAGGGAAGTTTTAAAACATAAAAGCGTTGAAAAAATAGATTTTGTTGAACTCGATGGACAGGTTGTAGAAGTTGCAAAAAAATTCCTTCCAACCTTAAGCTGCGAAATAGACAACGAGAAAGTAAACACGATGATTACGGATGGAATTAAATACGTTGCAGAAACTTCTGAAAAATACGACGTAATCCTCGTAGACTGCCCAGACCCAGTTGGCCCTGCTGCAGGATTATTCGAAAAAGAATTCTACAACAACCTCTACAAATGCTTAAATGATGACGGAATCATGGTTCAACAGACAGAAAGCCCACTTTTACATGAAAAATTGATAAATAAAATCAAAGGACACTTAAAAGATGCTGGCTTTTCAGTAATAAGACCACTCGTATGTAGTATTCCAACATACCCTAGCGGATTTTGGAGCTTTACCTTAGCTTCAAAGAAAAACGATCCATTAAATTCCGATGTTTCAGAAATTGAAACTAAATTAAAAGATATGACTACAAAATACTACGACCAGGACGTTCACAAGGGAGTATTTTTAGCAACACCTAGATACTTAAAAGAATAA
- the speD gene encoding adenosylmethionine decarboxylase yields the protein MKQLGKHIILELWGCESQALDDQPGIEKMLVNAVKACGATLICVKTHKFSPQGVTGVAVLSESHISIHTWPELGYAAMDVFTCGEHVKPEDTIPEIEKFLKPEKTEVMDIKRGIINDGEVKE from the coding sequence TTGAAACAGTTAGGAAAACACATCATCCTCGAACTTTGGGGATGCGAGAGTCAAGCCCTGGATGACCAACCAGGCATAGAAAAAATGCTTGTTAATGCAGTAAAAGCATGCGGAGCTACATTAATCTGTGTAAAAACACACAAATTCTCACCCCAGGGGGTAACTGGGGTTGCAGTATTATCTGAAAGCCACATAAGTATTCACACTTGGCCGGAACTTGGATACGCTGCAATGGACGTATTTACCTGCGGGGAACACGTTAAACCTGAGGATACAATCCCAGAAATTGAAAAATTCTTAAAACCTGAGAAAACAGAAGTTATGGATATCAAAAGAGGAATTATTAATGACGGGGAGGTGAAAGAATGA